The nucleotide window TCAAGAGAACCACCTGCAATGCTTGCGGTTATCGAGAAAAATTTGCCTCCTATGATTCTCCTGCTGCTTGTTATCTACTGCCTCAAAGACGTTCAATGGCTTACAGCTCCTTACGGAATCCCGGAACTGTTCACCATAGGTGTCGTTGCCGGGCTGCACTTCTGGAAAAGAAATGCCATGCTCAGCATCTTTACAGGGACAGTGCTTTATATGGTACTCGTGCAGTTTAACTTTTTTTCGTTTCTCTGACTTTTTCTCTTGCCTTCATAATCCGATTTCTTTGTCTTCCCTCTGACAAAAATCTCCTGTTTTTCTCTGATATAGGGGTATGTTTCCAAATTCTTCATATATCGGGATTCGGTTAAAGCTGCATTCTGTTAAAAGCCGAAAATCTATTAAAAAAGCCAACTGAAAAAAACAAAAATATTTATACACATTAATAATAATGCTTCTACAACAAGTGACCTTATATGAATGAGAAAAAAATTGATGTGTCTTTACTTAAAAGTAAAGGATTCCTGCCTCAGAAGCAGGAAAATATGTTTTCTATGCGGCTGAAGGTTGTGAGTGGGAATCTGGATGCCGAAGAACTGCGGGCAATTGCGGACGCGGCCGAAAAATATGGCTCCGGTTACATTCACATAACCTCAAGACAGCAGATCGAGGTTCCTTTTGTTAAACTTGAAGATGCGGAAGCAGCAAACGAAGAACTTGAAAAGCAGGGTATTTTTGGAGGTTCTGCCGGAAAAAGGGTAAGAGCTGTGGTTGCCTGCCAGGGAGACAGGGTTTGCAGGAACGGGTTAATTAACTGCGAGAGCATAGCATGCAGGATCGATGAAAAATATTTCGGGGAATCTGTCCCCAAAAAGCTCAAAATTGCAGTAACAGGTTGCCCTTCAGCCTGCGTAAGGCCTCAGGAAAATGATTTTGGAGTCATGGGTACTGTAAGGCCCAAAACCATCGGGGAAAATTGTGTCGGCTGCAAGCGCTGTGAAAAGGCTTGTAAGGTGGGAGCAGTAAAAGTTCTGGAAGATAAAGCCTTTATAAATACCGAAAAATGCATCCTCTGCGGAGCATGTATTGCAGCCTGTCGGAAAGATGCCCTGAGGGCAGAAAAAACCGGA belongs to Methanosarcina barkeri 3 and includes:
- a CDS encoding branched-chain amino acid transporter permease codes for the protein MLDTLQMLITVAVIALATFTTRALPFLFFGSREPPAMLAVIEKNLPPMILLLLVIYCLKDVQWLTAPYGIPELFTIGVVAGLHFWKRNAMLSIFTGTVLYMVLVQFNFFSFL
- a CDS encoding 4Fe-4S binding protein, producing MNEKKIDVSLLKSKGFLPQKQENMFSMRLKVVSGNLDAEELRAIADAAEKYGSGYIHITSRQQIEVPFVKLEDAEAANEELEKQGIFGGSAGKRVRAVVACQGDRVCRNGLINCESIACRIDEKYFGESVPKKLKIAVTGCPSACVRPQENDFGVMGTVRPKTIGENCVGCKRCEKACKVGAVKVLEDKAFINTEKCILCGACIAACRKDALRAEKTGCTIFVGGKAGRQPMQGIKLLELADEEQLFSVLEKTFKYYRREGLDGERLGELIDRLGIDKYREEVLS